From the Candidatus Nanopelagicus hibericus genome, the window TAATTAAATAATTTCCCAACCGAATATATGACCGCTTCCACCACAGGGGTGTCTCCAAGCATTCTTAAATTCACGAATTACCATCGGTTTCACTAAATTTTTTGACACAAAAATCTCATTTGCAAATTCTGCCATGGGAATTACTGACAACTCACCATTACTAGCTCCATTAATTTTGCATACGGATCTAACATTATTTATGTATTCTTCATATTGAGAATGATGAGTTAACGCTTCATCACAAGTTTTATAGTTATACTCGAAACAATATCCGATAACAGCTTGTTTTTTGCCAATTTTATGTTCTTGCATGCGCTTAATATCATGAATTAGTGATCTGTCTTTTAGGTATGGTGAGAGAATTTTAGGCACTCCGTAATCATTATTTTTTCCGTTATTCCCCACCAGTGCAATGTGTTTCACTTCAATCGCCCATTCAGGATTCTGCAAACTTGATCCATCAGTACTAAAAATTAGGTCACATTTAGCGCGAGCAACATCGGGATAAGGAACTTCTATATTGCTGGCATCTTTTGGATTAAAGTCACTTTTGTATGCTGTCCGCCACCAATCTAGTAACTCTTTAACGAACACTGGTTCACGTAGAGTTTTCACGCCAGGTAGATAAACTTCTCCAGTTCTTTGATTAGCCGAACTATGGGTTGTGGTGGAATCCACTGCAACTAAACCTTCAGCAAAGCGCTCTAGTACTTGTTCAAGTTTCAAAGGACTCTCCAAACACCTAGGTAAGCCACTTTACTTTGTTAAACGAGTTTTAGGTGAGTTTTAGACTTTTAAATTTCTCGCTTAATTCAACGCAATTATCGCCAGCGCCGATGAGGTAGCTGCAATTCCTAACCAGTTGGCAATAGATGGTTTTTGCTTCATTAGCTTTATGGCAATTAAGGCAGATAGGGCAGGGGCTGATGCCATAAAGACACCAACCTTGCTTAACTCTAGGTTTGTAATGGCAATCATGAAAAATAGATTTGCCAGCATCTCACATGAGCCAGAAAGAAGTGCGTACTTCTTCCAGCTAGTTGATTGTGGTTTTTGAGCACTCTTTGGAGAAAAGATGAGTGAAACAAGTAAAACACCAATTCTTGCGCCAAAGAGGGCGGCAATTATTTGGGATTCATCTATTTCTGTCATCAATACTGAAAAGCCGGTGAAGCAACATGCTGCAGCTGTTGTGAGGCCAAATACTTTTAATGTCGCCTTCTGATGACTTGCTGATGTGCGAGAGGCTAGAAATAAACCAAGAGCGCCTAAAGCTGTTGCAATTGGAAAGGTCCAAGAGATTGATTCATCTTTAACTAGGACAGCAAAGAGGATTAAGTTAAATGATTGCACCAATGCCACAACTGGGGATACAAATGAGACTGAGCCAATTGAGAATGCTTGGTAGATAAAGGGAAGGCCTAGCCCGCCGATAAAGCCGGCGGCTATGCCAATTAAAACCACTCTTAAGGTGATGGTGTTTAGATTAAAGAGGATTACAACAGAAATAATTGCCATTGCAATTGAGCTAGAGGCACGTAATGTGTTGCGCCAGCTACTTATTTGAGTTGATTTACCACCAAGAGTGTTGGTGAAAGCATTACTTAGTGCATTAGAAAAGGAGGCTATCTCACCAATCATTATTTACTTAATTACTTTGTGTTGATATCTGAATCAAATTGAAAGAGTGAGCAGCCACCATCAGCTAGTAGGACTGTGCCAGTTATGTAATCACCAGCTGTTGAGCATAGGAAGCCCACCACATCTGCAACTTGAGTTGCGGTTTGAAACTCACCAAGAGGAACAACTTTGCCAGCACGCTTTGTATATACCGGATCTGTTTTTAGTAACTCACCAGCAAGGCCGGCGCGAACTATTCCTGGTGCCACCACATTTACTCTAATTCCATGGACTGCAAGCTCTCTAGCCATTTGTTTTGCCAACATCTCAAGTCCTGCCTTTGAGACGGTGTATGCGGTGATCTCAGGCCATGGCACTGAGCCAACCCAGGAGCCGGTAAAGACAATCCGTCCAGCTGTTTTATTCTTAATGAAGTGCTTTGCGGCCACCTGTCCAAGAATAAAGTTTGCAGTCAGGTTTACATCAAGGGTGTTTTGCCAAAAGGTGGGGTCAATATCAACAAAAGCGGCAGTGCCACCAACGCCAGCATTGCCAATTACGCAATCAAGTGGTGCACCGGAAGTGATCAGCTTGGTAACCGCAGCCTGATCACATAGATCTAAAGAGGCGGCTTTGATTCGCCCATGATCTGCAGGTGAGTACCGTTTTAGTATCTCACCCTCTGATTTGATATCAACTGCAGTAATAGTTGCACCCTCATCTAGAAAGTGTTGAACAATTGCAGAGCCAATATCACCGCCAGCACCGGTGACTAATACATGTTGTGATTTACTCATGAGATGAAAGAAGCCTATCTCGCCTGCGGAAACGCCGTCCAACGCAGAACGGTGGTTCCCATTGGCACTAGTTTGACCTTATGAAAGGCGCTTACATCTAAGCCTTCATCTGCGTGTGGGTTTAGATTCCAACAATTTGTAGATATTGAAATACTTGGTTGATCACTCCACGGATAGCTGCCTTCAGGCAGTGCGGTGCGCTCTACCTTTGAGGTAGCAAGATCTGCCTTTCGAAATGCTGGTGGAAACATCCATTTTGCATTTACTGCAACCAGATCTTGGTCGGCATATCCTGGCAGTTTGTACTCTCGGTAATCTGTTGCGACATGTTGGATTGGAACTGAAAAAACTAACGGACCAACATCAAAGACATATCTGCCATCAGAAATGGTGCGCTGAGTTAACTCTTGTGGCAGATCAATCTCAACCTTTGAATCAGCACCCCAAGTAGCGGTGACTTGAAAGCGATCAGCTAACTGAGTCTGCTTAACATCTTTGGCGCCGCTTACTTTAATTGCTGCCTTCTTACACCAAGCAGGGATTCGAAACTCTGCTGTAAAGGTCAACTCTGGTGCGCTGATGTGAGCAGTAATCCTTTCTTCAAATGGATATGAGGTTACTTGTTTAATTGATACCTCTTTACCTTGTATTTGCACAGTTGCGGCCATCGCACCGTAGAGTTGAAAACTTATTAGATCATCAGCTTGGGCAAGCATTCGCCGGGCGAAGATCGGCAGGATCTTGCCGGCATTTGGTACACAACAGACCGCCACATCATCATGGGTGGGTGAGATATCCCAACGTGTTCCCATCTGATGAGTTGCAGCTGGCTGATTTTGCGCCATGCAGTAGACAGTTCGTCTGCCATCATTTGTAACAGCTGCTTGGAAATCATTTAGGAAGAGTTTTTCCGCCAAATCAAGGTAGTGAAAATCACCGGTTAAGCGCACCGATTCAAGAAGGGTGATGATCATTTCAAACATAGTGCAGATTTCATAACCATTTTCAGGAAGTGGTATGCACTCAATGCCAGGTAAGGATATTTGTTCATCACTTTTAACTCCGCCACCAATACCAATTGCCCGTTCAATCTTTACCATGCCATTTTTAAATGCCTTCAAATACTGCTCATCTCCTAGGTGCTCTGCTAGTGCTAGTGGCACTCGCAAGAATTCAACGGCGTGAGCGCCATGGCCAACAATTGGTTCATCAGAGAGCAGTGTTTGCAGTTGGCCATCAGTTTCATGCCAATCCATAACCCCTGCTGAGTAATCAGCGTATAACTCTTTGCCAAACTCAATAAATCTTAAATCACCAGTTTGTCTGCTTTGCTCAGCTAGTGCGTCCATAAACATAAGATCATGGCCCGCGCCACAACTATCCCCTGATGGTGCGTTAAAGCGCAGATTCTTATCTGATTTTCGGTAACGATCGATGGTGTAATCCAACGCCTTAGATACACAATCTCTTACTTTATTATCATCTGTGTAATCTGCCCACAGCTGTAGTGCCAAGATTGCTCTGCTTTGGGTCCAAAGATCTCCCACAATAAAGTTTCGGCTAGCACGCGCTTCTGCGGTAAACATTCCGATGTAACCATCTGCGCCTTGTTGAGCAAGAATTCGATTTAAATAAGTTCTTACCTGCTCGATCTCAGCTGTTTTGCCATGAAGTAATACATGTCCGATCCAACCGATCAGCCAGTTTCCTTCACTCTCACCATTCCACCACTCAACCTTGGCAACATTATTACCAGTTCCATAAGCTGATTTAATTCCCAGTTGGCCGCTAGCAAAGACATCACTCCATACCTCTTTGCTGATCAAAGGGAGTGAGCCGATGAAGCCTTTCATCGCTAAAGATGATTGTTGCTCCAACCAACCACCAATTTTAACTGCGTTAATTGGAACTGGTTTATAGGTGGCACGGTTGCTCTTGGTCATGATCTATTTACCCTTCGATTTATTTTGGCTAGGCCTGCTTGGCAAACTTTGCCGCGGAGGTAAATGTTGAGGTTAAATCTGTACCCAGGCCAGCTTCTTGGCTTAGTGAGATTTTGCCATCAGCAATTGTGGGAAGTGTTGTCACAATCATTGGATACCAGGTGCGAAGACTTGCTCTTGAAGTCTCCTGCACAAGTGCGTTCTCATATGCAGTAGAAAGGTGAGCGCCAGCAATTAAACCAATTGGCCCTGAGCAATCATGAGGGGCAATTGATTTGCCATACTTTTTTGTTGCTTGCGTGAATTTAATACCTTGGGTAAAGCCGCCACACCAACCAAGATCTAAGGTGAGTACATCGATGTAATCATTTTTAAGAAGTGCTTCAACTCGAACCATGCTAGTAACAGTCTCACCATGGGCGATTGGGGCATACCCCTTGCTGCGAAGGAGTGCGTAATCATCTAGTAGATCTGGATAGATTGGATCTTCAATCCAGGTTAGCTTTAAATCCTTTGTGGCCTCAAATATCTTTTTAGCTGCCAACGGGGACCAAAGTGCGTGCAATTCAAGCATTAACTGCATCTTTTCCCCAACAGCATCTCTTACTTTCTGTAGTGGGATCAATCCTTTTTTAAGATCCTCATCTGATATATCTTTGCCATCATTTTTTTCAGCGTAGGTATCAAATGGCCAGATCTTCATCCCGCCAATTCCTTCAGCTAGTAACTCTTTAGCAAGTGAGCCAGCATCAGTTAGAAATGCTTGTAGATCCTCATACTGATCATTCTTATCTGAAATTCCCCAAGCTGAGCTATCTTGATCTGATTTGCGCATATACCCTCTACCTGCGCAGGTGTTATAAATACTTAACGCTTTGCTTTGTCCACCAAGTAATTGATAGATCGGCTTGCCCTCAACCTTTCCTTTGATATCCCAGAGTGCGATATCAACAGCAGATTTTGCCCGCATCTCAACTCCAGATGATAAAGCGCCAACGTAGGTGGTCAATTTTCGACTGATGTTTTCAATATTTGCTGGATCTAATCCAATTAAAGTTGGCGCCACAAACTCATCCACAAATGTGGCAACAGTTCGCCCAAAGTAGTAACTCTCACCAATGCCATAAACCCCAGCATCGGTGCCAATTTTCACATAAATGATATTTGGAAAATCTGGGTGAACAAAACTTTCAACAGAGGTTATTTTCATTTTCCTACCGCAATATATCCATAGAGTAATCTTTTAGTGCAGCGTCTAAAACTTCGTGAATACTTATTGAAGCACCAAAGCTTTGTTTAATAACTCGATCAGCCACATCAGAGAGGGGGATATCAAAATCACTTTCATAGGTGTCTTCGGCAATATGTAGATGTTTACACATAGCAGCTACCGCTTTATCTGGATCCTTTGCCTTAATAGCCTGCAAAATGCTGTGGTGAAGTGGTGCTCCCTGCGCCATAGTTTTGGCATCAGCTAGGGAGCGGAGCATGATTTCAAAGGTTAAGGTGGTAATTGACCCAAAAACCACCTGCAGTACTGGATTTTGAGTAGCTTTAGCAATTAATGAGTGAAATGCAATATCTGATTTTGCTCGTGCTAATAACTCTGTGGCATCATCAAATGATTTAAGCGCAACCTCTAATTGGGCAATATCTTCATCAGTTGCTCTAAGTGCTGCCAGTCTGACTGTTTGTTCTTCAATATTAATTCTTGCCTCAATTAAATGTCGAGCAGTAGCGGCGGATTGGCGCAAAGTTGTGTGGACATTTTTAGCTGTGTCTAACATATGCGGCTTTCGCACAAATACGCCACGGCCCGGAACCGCCTTCACCAACCCTTGTCTTTGTAGCCCTGCTAAAACCTCACGCAAAAATAACCTAGAAACGCCATATTTTTCAGCCAAAATTCTGGCCGAGGGCATCATGCCACTAGAACTTTGATCATTTAAAATATATTTATTAGTTAGCTCACTTGCTAGTTCATCCTGGCTATATGCGGGCATATAAACCTCCATCAATATTTAGTGAGATCTCAGATGCAGTAGCACGAGGTGGTTTGCGAAAATTTGTATTTGACTGGGCGCCCAGCGAAAAATACATACTTGTAAACCATAATCTCAAGCGATGTGCGAATTCTCCGACGAAAATTCCTCTAGATAACATTTTGGTTAAGAACCCACCCAATCCGTTGTTGCTATTGACAACCTGTCTAAAGGCGAGAAGCATCACCCTTTAATCTGACCTATCAGACTGGTCAGACTATTAGGAAAAAATGGGAGTGTCAATATGAAAAGTAAATATAAAGCTTCGGCAATCGCAACTGCGATGACCTTGCTTGGTTCATTGACTCTTGCGATCACCACAGCTGCTCCATCAAATGCTGGTACTTGGTGCTCCGGAGTTAAAATTAGTTATTTTAAAGGTGGAACTGCAGATTCTTTCTCTGATGTTTTAGAAAAGGGAGCAAAGCAGGCTGCTGCTGATACTGGCGCAGATGTCACCATCATTTCATCAAATTGGGATTTCCCAACTATGGTGCAAAAATTTAAAGAGGAAATAGCCAAGAAGCCAGATGCAATCTCATTTATGGGTCACCCAGGTGATGCTGCAATTCAGCCATCTGCAAAGGCTGCAAAAGATGCTGGCATTCTTGTTGATTTCTCTAACGTGCCTGCACCTAAGTCAATTGCCACTGTAAATGGTGGATTCACCGGTGCAAATCTAAAGCTAATGGGTAATAATTTAGCTGCAAGATCTGTTAAAGACTTCGGTTTGAAGAAAGGTGATCAGGCAATTGTAATTGGAACATTTGGTGTTCCTGGACGTTCTGATCGCGAAGATGGCACCGTCAGCACTTTAGAAAAAGCTGGCGTTAAGGTAACAAAGCTTGACTTGAAGGCATTTGCTGGAAATGCTGCCGGAGATCCAAACTTAGTTACGCCTACCTTAACTGCAAGTATTTTAAAGAATAAAAACCTCAAGCTAATTGTTGCTGCAGGTCCAATTCTTGGAAATATGAACAACTACTTCAAAGCTGCAAAACTTGAGCCAGGAAAAGTTAAGGCCGCAGGATTTGACCTTGGCGATACTGTGCTTAAAGGTTTTGAAGAGGGCTATATTCAGCTAACTGCTGACCAAGAGCCATTTAAGCAGGGCTACATGCCAATTATCTCACTATGTCTAGCCAAGCAATATGGCTTAGGACAAACTAGCGTCGACACCTCATCAGGTTTCGTTACAACCGCTAACTACAAAGTAGTCGCAGCGCTTCCAAAAGGATTCCGCTAAGACCTAGGTAACACTTGAGCAGGCAGGACTCCTTCCTACTGCCTGCTCAATTTTTAATTATTGCTAGACAAGGCAACTAATAGAGAGTTTGATAACACTGTGAGTAATCAACCAATTGTTAAATTAGTAAATGTAAATAAGTCCTATGGCAATGTTTATGCGCTAGAGGACATAAATTTAGATTTTTATCCAGGTGAGATTGTCTCCCTAGTTGGTGATAACGGTGCTGGTAAGTCAACGCTAACCAAGATCATCTCTGGTACTGAAGGACCAGATGATAAAGGTCAGATCATGGTTGATAACACGGAAGTAAAAAATTGGACCTCAGCTAAGGCTAGAGCCAGAGGAATTGAGACGGTTTATCAAAACCGGGCACTTTCTGAACAACAAACAATTTATGACAATGTTTTTTTAGGCAGGGAAATCACCAACCGATTTGGTTTTATTGATCGCAAAAAAGAGATTGAAGAGACTGAATCTTTAATGCGAAAGATTGGTTACACCTCAAAGGTGTGGACACCTTATTCATCTGTAAATAAATTATCAGGTGGTGAGCGTCAAGGTGTCGCTATCTCCCGCGCGATTTTGTTTGAATCAAGATTAGTAATTTTAGATGAGCCAACAACTGCAATGGCGCTGACTGAAGCTGCTGAGGTTTTAGAGTTTGTTCGCAACTTAAAGAAGTCAGGCAAGTCAGTAATTTTTATTAGCCACAATCCGTGGGATGCCCATGCGGTGGCAGATCGATTTGTAATTTTAGAGCGAGGAAAGATCGTGTTTGATGGACCAAAGGGATCGATGAGTGCTGATGATTTCATTGCTCTATTACATAAATTTGCGAAAAAGGATATCAAGTCATGAGTGAGCAGAAAAAAGGCGTTTTAATACCAGAGCGATTAAAGCCAGTCTTAGGTGCATTTATATTTTTTGTTGTCATGATGGTCGCTTTCATAGCATCATCTCCAGAGGTGTTTTTGAATATCGGCATTTACTCTGCGGTCTTCTTATCATTACCGCTCTTTGCAATTATGGGTATGAGCCTAGTTTTCGTCACCGCAGCTGGTGAGATTGATCTAGCCTTTCCATCGATTATTGCATTATCAGGATTGGCCTTTGCTTGGACCTTGCAACAAACTAACTTAAACTTTATTTTGGCAGCAATTTTCTCAGTTGCGGTGGGAATATCTTGTGGTTTATTAAACGGTTACCTAATAACAAAACTTGGCCTCTCCTCTTTGATAACAACTTTAGGTATGAACTTTGCCTTGATTGGTCTAACCAATGTATTAAATAATGGTGAGGTCAGAACCTTAGAGGGATTAAATGATAGTAAAATCAAATCAATTTTAGTTGGATCATTTGGGCCAATTCCAGCACAGATGTTTTGGATGTTTGCAATTGCTTTTGTGTTGGGAATGATCTTCCACCGACATAAATTTGGTCTACATGTGCGAGTAGCAGGAGATAACCCAGAGGCAGGTCGTGCGATGGGTGTAAATATTGAGCGAACTAAGATTCTATGTTTTGCATTGGTTGGATTGTGTGCCTCAATTGTTGGCATTCTAGGTATTCTTTTGCTCAGCACCTACTTCTCCACCTTGGGTGAGGCTTATCTGCTTCCAACCTTAGCTGCAGTATTTGTTGGTGGCACACCAGTTACTGGTGGCAAGGGAACTATTGGCGGCTTAGTAATTGGTGCTACAACTGTGGTCTTTATTCAAACTGGTGTGGTTGCTGCCGGCTTAGATGGTCAGTGGACCTCACTTGGCTTTGGATTGGTAATTGTCTTATCACTACTTGGTCATCGAAAGTTCTCCGGACGATTAACTAGATAAGTTTTGTGAAGTTACATCACTTAGAGTCCAATCATCAGATTGAAGTCGATGATAAGAGCGGCCTTCTAACTGCTCTCACCTATTCATCAGCTGCTGTGACAAGAGGTGTCAGCTTTGATATCAGCATAAATCTGCAAACCGGCGGTGGTGAGAGACGGGCTGCAACTGGTGGGCTGGAGTACTTTGATTGCCAAAATCAATCAGCAGTTACCGCTACCGGAGCGCCAATTTCTAGCCAGGGAATTAATGGAATCATTTGGCATCTGCCAATAAGTATTGACTCCATAAAGGCTGAGTTAATTTATCGCCTTGATCGGCAATCTGCCGCTACCTCCTTTGCAATTTACTTTCCTGGGGGACAGAGTGTGTTGATCCGAGATATTAATTTAGAATTTCAAATTAAATTACCAGCAGATAATTGGATTATTAACATGCCTGGTAATGGCTTGCGCAAAGATTTGCCAATCTCAACGCTTAATGCTGAGGTCGGTATCTCACCAGTTGGTGGTCTGCGCGGCTCTAGCTCTGTGATTCACCTGGCTTCAAAAAATAATGGACAAGTTGCGATCTGGCCAAGTAATCGAGTCGAGATTCCACAGCTGACAATAAAAAGTAGTGGCCAGAGTCAGATTCAATTAAAAATTGATACCAATTTTGGCTCAGATCTTTCAAAGGTGACTGGGGTTGAATTGGAGCTCTGCAAGCTTGATCTATCTGTGCCAGGGTATGAAACTTTTGGCGAGGTTTTTCAAGATTGGCTGCGTCAAGATG encodes:
- a CDS encoding mandelate racemase/muconate lactonizing enzyme family protein; translation: MKITSVESFVHPDFPNIIYVKIGTDAGVYGIGESYYFGRTVATFVDEFVAPTLIGLDPANIENISRKLTTYVGALSSGVEMRAKSAVDIALWDIKGKVEGKPIYQLLGGQSKALSIYNTCAGRGYMRKSDQDSSAWGISDKNDQYEDLQAFLTDAGSLAKELLAEGIGGMKIWPFDTYAEKNDGKDISDEDLKKGLIPLQKVRDAVGEKMQLMLELHALWSPLAAKKIFEATKDLKLTWIEDPIYPDLLDDYALLRSKGYAPIAHGETVTSMVRVEALLKNDYIDVLTLDLGWCGGFTQGIKFTQATKKYGKSIAPHDCSGPIGLIAGAHLSTAYENALVQETSRASLRTWYPMIVTTLPTIADGKISLSQEAGLGTDLTSTFTSAAKFAKQA
- a CDS encoding ATP-binding cassette domain-containing protein is translated as MSNQPIVKLVNVNKSYGNVYALEDINLDFYPGEIVSLVGDNGAGKSTLTKIISGTEGPDDKGQIMVDNTEVKNWTSAKARARGIETVYQNRALSEQQTIYDNVFLGREITNRFGFIDRKKEIEETESLMRKIGYTSKVWTPYSSVNKLSGGERQGVAISRAILFESRLVILDEPTTAMALTEAAEVLEFVRNLKKSGKSVIFISHNPWDAHAVADRFVILERGKIVFDGPKGSMSADDFIALLHKFAKKDIKS
- a CDS encoding FadR/GntR family transcriptional regulator, whose product is MPAYSQDELASELTNKYILNDQSSSGMMPSARILAEKYGVSRLFLREVLAGLQRQGLVKAVPGRGVFVRKPHMLDTAKNVHTTLRQSAATARHLIEARINIEEQTVRLAALRATDEDIAQLEVALKSFDDATELLARAKSDIAFHSLIAKATQNPVLQVVFGSITTLTFEIMLRSLADAKTMAQGAPLHHSILQAIKAKDPDKAVAAMCKHLHIAEDTYESDFDIPLSDVADRVIKQSFGASISIHEVLDAALKDYSMDILR
- a CDS encoding SDR family NAD(P)-dependent oxidoreductase → MSKSQHVLVTGAGGDIGSAIVQHFLDEGATITAVDIKSEGEILKRYSPADHGRIKAASLDLCDQAAVTKLITSGAPLDCVIGNAGVGGTAAFVDIDPTFWQNTLDVNLTANFILGQVAAKHFIKNKTAGRIVFTGSWVGSVPWPEITAYTVSKAGLEMLAKQMARELAVHGIRVNVVAPGIVRAGLAGELLKTDPVYTKRAGKVVPLGEFQTATQVADVVGFLCSTAGDYITGTVLLADGGCSLFQFDSDINTK
- a CDS encoding beta-L-arabinofuranosidase domain-containing protein, translated to MTKSNRATYKPVPINAVKIGGWLEQQSSLAMKGFIGSLPLISKEVWSDVFASGQLGIKSAYGTGNNVAKVEWWNGESEGNWLIGWIGHVLLHGKTAEIEQVRTYLNRILAQQGADGYIGMFTAEARASRNFIVGDLWTQSRAILALQLWADYTDDNKVRDCVSKALDYTIDRYRKSDKNLRFNAPSGDSCGAGHDLMFMDALAEQSRQTGDLRFIEFGKELYADYSAGVMDWHETDGQLQTLLSDEPIVGHGAHAVEFLRVPLALAEHLGDEQYLKAFKNGMVKIERAIGIGGGVKSDEQISLPGIECIPLPENGYEICTMFEMIITLLESVRLTGDFHYLDLAEKLFLNDFQAAVTNDGRRTVYCMAQNQPAATHQMGTRWDISPTHDDVAVCCVPNAGKILPIFARRMLAQADDLISFQLYGAMAATVQIQGKEVSIKQVTSYPFEERITAHISAPELTFTAEFRIPAWCKKAAIKVSGAKDVKQTQLADRFQVTATWGADSKVEIDLPQELTQRTISDGRYVFDVGPLVFSVPIQHVATDYREYKLPGYADQDLVAVNAKWMFPPAFRKADLATSKVERTALPEGSYPWSDQPSISISTNCWNLNPHADEGLDVSAFHKVKLVPMGTTVLRWTAFPQAR
- a CDS encoding DMT family transporter, producing MIGEIASFSNALSNAFTNTLGGKSTQISSWRNTLRASSSIAMAIISVVILFNLNTITLRVVLIGIAAGFIGGLGLPFIYQAFSIGSVSFVSPVVALVQSFNLILFAVLVKDESISWTFPIATALGALGLFLASRTSASHQKATLKVFGLTTAAACCFTGFSVLMTEIDESQIIAALFGARIGVLLVSLIFSPKSAQKPQSTSWKKYALLSGSCEMLANLFFMIAITNLELSKVGVFMASAPALSALIAIKLMKQKPSIANWLGIAATSSALAIIALN
- a CDS encoding ABC transporter permease, with protein sequence MSEQKKGVLIPERLKPVLGAFIFFVVMMVAFIASSPEVFLNIGIYSAVFLSLPLFAIMGMSLVFVTAAGEIDLAFPSIIALSGLAFAWTLQQTNLNFILAAIFSVAVGISCGLLNGYLITKLGLSSLITTLGMNFALIGLTNVLNNGEVRTLEGLNDSKIKSILVGSFGPIPAQMFWMFAIAFVLGMIFHRHKFGLHVRVAGDNPEAGRAMGVNIERTKILCFALVGLCASIVGILGILLLSTYFSTLGEAYLLPTLAAVFVGGTPVTGGKGTIGGLVIGATTVVFIQTGVVAAGLDGQWTSLGFGLVIVLSLLGHRKFSGRLTR
- a CDS encoding substrate-binding domain-containing protein, which encodes MKSKYKASAIATAMTLLGSLTLAITTAAPSNAGTWCSGVKISYFKGGTADSFSDVLEKGAKQAAADTGADVTIISSNWDFPTMVQKFKEEIAKKPDAISFMGHPGDAAIQPSAKAAKDAGILVDFSNVPAPKSIATVNGGFTGANLKLMGNNLAARSVKDFGLKKGDQAIVIGTFGVPGRSDREDGTVSTLEKAGVKVTKLDLKAFAGNAAGDPNLVTPTLTASILKNKNLKLIVAAGPILGNMNNYFKAAKLEPGKVKAAGFDLGDTVLKGFEEGYIQLTADQEPFKQGYMPIISLCLAKQYGLGQTSVDTSSGFVTTANYKVVAALPKGFR